Proteins encoded by one window of Amaranthus tricolor cultivar Red isolate AtriRed21 chromosome 4, ASM2621246v1, whole genome shotgun sequence:
- the LOC130809717 gene encoding DEAD-box ATP-dependent RNA helicase 13-like isoform X1, giving the protein MGKLSKQTPKSEELNLDALPWNSSLSITNNLEGGFLSLEEIDESQYNLTIPDSGKEVEVNLKKRKRVVEDKVDDGNIKIDEEKKKKKKKKNMTKNVPTQVFETNVDELMDEDEFNAWHELRLHPLLMKEIYKLGFKQPTAIQKACIPAAAHQGKDVIGAAETGSGKTLAFGLPIFQRLLDEQEKVVNKQTLEDLDVAEIIAPRGLLRALIITPTRELALQVTDHLKAAAKSTKFRVVAIVGGMSTEKQERLLKARPEIIVGTPGRLWELMSGGEKHLVELHSLSFFVLDEADRMIENGHFHELQFIIDMLPANSGAIEKCSQDVQNCTTVSSFQRKKRQTLVFSATIALSADFRKKLKRGTVKLKQSATYGLSSLEALSERAGLRPEAAIFDLTSESIMTSNLVESFLECSEEDKDAYLYYMLRVHGLGRTIVFCSKNNASRHVAALLSTLDISVSVLNGERQQRARLKALDNFRKNKNGILVASDVAARGLDLPGVRMVIHYQLPRSAEVYVHRSGRTARASTDGCSILLVSSNERSKFPFLCKSFGKDTLQRFPIDDSYMPEVRKRLSLARQIIKISLKDSKEKVKDSWIKRNAESIGLDMEENDSEEERVDKCRQKKSTVMQLKKLQQELNVLLSRPLQPKSFSHRFLAGAGVSPMLQHQLEEIAQQKGSNDRSLKDNKRNLVMIGQVCVEPLQALRNRRAGPEQACLNMNINDLAEKHRDMEKLRRKRKEAKKRLKQQKKTDKKRRK; this is encoded by the exons ATGGGAAAACTTAGCAAGCAAACACCTAAATCCGAAGAACTCAATCTCGATGCCCTTCCATGGAATTCTTCGCTCTCTATTACTAACAACCTTGAAGGag GGTTTTTGTCATTGGAAGAGATTGACGAGTCCCAGTACAATTTGACGATTCCTGATTCTGGAAAAGAAGTAGAAGTTAATTTGAAGAAAAGGAAGCGAGTAGTTGAAGACAAAGTTGATGATGGTAACATTAAGattgatgaagaaaagaagaagaagaagaaaaagaagaacatGACGAAAAATGTACCAACTCAAG TTTTCGAGACCAACGTTGACGAGTTAATGGATGAAGATGAATTCAATGCTTGGCATGAGCTGAGGCTTCACCCACTTCTTATGAAAGAAATATACAAGCTTGGATTTAAGCAGCCAACAGCAATTCAAAAGGCCTGTATTCCTGCCGCTGCTCATCAGGGAAAG GATGTTATTGGTGCTGCAGAGACTGGTTCTGGGAAGACTCTTGCTTTTGGTTTGCCCATCTTCCAACGCCTTCTTGATGAGCAAGAAAAGGTGGTGAACAAACAGACCCTAGAAGATCTGGATGTTGCTGAGATAATCGCACCAAGAGGCCTGTTACGAGCTTTAATAATAACCCCTACAAGGGAACTTGCCCTACAG GTTACTGATCATCTCAAAGCAGCAGCGAAATCTACCAAATTTCGGGTGGTTGCTATTGTTGGTGGGATGTCAACAGAGAAGCAAGAGAGGCTTTTAAAAGCTAGGCCTGAAATTATTGTTGGCACACCTGGTAGGCTGTGGGAACTTATGTCAGGAGGAGAGAAACACCTTGTTGAG TTACATTCATTGTCTTTCTTTGTGCTGGATGAAGCAGATCGGATGATTGAGAATGGACATTTTCATGAGTTACAGTTCATAATTGACATGCTTCCTGCAAATAGTGGAGCTATTGAGAAGTGTTCCCAGGATGTGCAGAATTGCACAACTGTCTCTAGCTTCCAGAGGAAAAAACGTCAAACTCTAGTGTTTTCTGCAACAATTGCATTATCTGCCGACTTCCGTAAAAAGCTAAAACGTGGAACCGTTAAACTAAAACAGTCAGCAACGTATGGATTGTCATCTCTAGAAGCTTTATCAGAAAGAGCAGGATTGAGACCTGAAGCTGCAATTTTTGATTTGACCAGTGAATCAATAATGACTAGCAATCTTGTGGAGTCCTTTCTTGA GTGTAGTGAAGAAGACAAGGATGCCTACTTGTATTACATGTTGCGTGTTCATGGCCTAGGCCGGACAATTGTTTTCTGCTCAAAAAATAATGCCTCACGTCATGTTGCTGCCCTTTTAAGCACCCTTGACATCAGTGTTTCTGTCCTTAATGGTGAGAGGCAGCAGCGAGCTCGATTAAAG GCACTTGATAACTTTCGCAAGAATAAGAATGGAATACTTGTAGCTAGTGATGTTGCTGCCAGAGGACTGGACCTACCTGGAGTTCGTATGGTTATCCACTATCAGCTTCCACGTTCAGCAGAA GTTTATGTCCATAGAAGTGGACGAACTGCTAGAGCTTCTACTGATGGATGCAGTATATTACTAGTCTCATCAAATGAGAGATCAAAATTTCCCTTTCTGTGCAAATCTTTTGGCAAG GATACTCTTCAGCGTTTTCCTATTGATGACTCTTACATGCCAGAAGTTAGGAAGCGGTTATCTCTTGCACGTCAAATAATTAAGATTTCATTGAAAGACTCAAAG GAAAAAGTAAAGGACAGCTGGATCAAACGCAATGCTGAGTCAATAGGACTAGATATGGAAGAAAATGACAGTGAAGAAGAAAGAGTTGACAAATGCAGGCAAAAGAAATCTACCGTAATGCAGTTGAAGAAACTCCAGCAG GAGCTCAACGTGCTGCTATCACGTCCACTGCAGCCAAAGTCCTTTTCGCATCGCTTCTTGGCTGGG GCTGGTGTTTCCCCTATGCTGCAGCATCAACTAGAAGAGATAGCTCAGCAGAAAGGGAGCAACGACAGAAGTCTAAAAGATAACAAAAGGAATTTAGTTATGATTGGTCAGGTTTGTGTAGAGCCTCTCCAGGCACTTCGGAATCGGAGGGCTGGTCCTGAG CAGGCATGCCTGAATATGAATATCAATGATCTCGCAGAGAAGCACCGAGACATGGAGAAGTTGAGAAGAAAACGAAAAGAGGCCAAAAAAC GTCTGAAACAGCAAAAGAAGACGGACAAGAAAAGGCGAAAATAA
- the LOC130809717 gene encoding DEAD-box ATP-dependent RNA helicase 13-like isoform X2, with amino-acid sequence MGKLSKQTPKSEELNLDALPWNSSLSITNNLEGGFLSLEEIDESQYNLTIPDSGKEVEVNLKKRKRVVEDKVDDGNIKIDEEKKKKKKKKNMTKNVPTQVFETNVDELMDEDEFNAWHELRLHPLLMKEIYKLGFKQPTAIQKACIPAAAHQGKDVIGAAETGSGKTLAFGLPIFQRLLDEQEKVVNKQTLEDLDVAEIIAPRGLLRALIITPTRELALQVTDHLKAAAKSTKFRVVAIVGGMSTEKQERLLKARPEIIVGTPGRLWELMSGGEKHLVELHSLSFFVLDEADRMIENGHFHELQFIIDMLPANSGAIEKCSQDVQNCTTVSSFQRKKRQTLVFSATIALSADFRKKLKRGTVKLKQSATYGLSSLEALSERAGLRPEAAIFDLTSESIMTSNLVESFLECSEEDKDAYLYYMLRVHGLGRTIVFCSKNNASRHVAALLSTLDISVSVLNGERQQRARLKALDNFRKNKNGILVASDVAARGLDLPGVRMVIHYQLPRSAEVYVHRSGRTARASTDGCSILLVSSNERSKFPFLCKSFGKDTLQRFPIDDSYMPEVRKRLSLARQIIKISLKDSKEKVKDSWIKRNAESIGLDMEENDSEEERVDKCRQKKSTVMQLKKLQQELNVLLSRPLQPKSFSHRFLAGAGVSPMLQHQLEEIAQQKGSNDRSLKDNKRNLVMIGQVCVEPLQALRNRRAGPEACLNMNINDLAEKHRDMEKLRRKRKEAKKRLKQQKKTDKKRRK; translated from the exons ATGGGAAAACTTAGCAAGCAAACACCTAAATCCGAAGAACTCAATCTCGATGCCCTTCCATGGAATTCTTCGCTCTCTATTACTAACAACCTTGAAGGag GGTTTTTGTCATTGGAAGAGATTGACGAGTCCCAGTACAATTTGACGATTCCTGATTCTGGAAAAGAAGTAGAAGTTAATTTGAAGAAAAGGAAGCGAGTAGTTGAAGACAAAGTTGATGATGGTAACATTAAGattgatgaagaaaagaagaagaagaagaaaaagaagaacatGACGAAAAATGTACCAACTCAAG TTTTCGAGACCAACGTTGACGAGTTAATGGATGAAGATGAATTCAATGCTTGGCATGAGCTGAGGCTTCACCCACTTCTTATGAAAGAAATATACAAGCTTGGATTTAAGCAGCCAACAGCAATTCAAAAGGCCTGTATTCCTGCCGCTGCTCATCAGGGAAAG GATGTTATTGGTGCTGCAGAGACTGGTTCTGGGAAGACTCTTGCTTTTGGTTTGCCCATCTTCCAACGCCTTCTTGATGAGCAAGAAAAGGTGGTGAACAAACAGACCCTAGAAGATCTGGATGTTGCTGAGATAATCGCACCAAGAGGCCTGTTACGAGCTTTAATAATAACCCCTACAAGGGAACTTGCCCTACAG GTTACTGATCATCTCAAAGCAGCAGCGAAATCTACCAAATTTCGGGTGGTTGCTATTGTTGGTGGGATGTCAACAGAGAAGCAAGAGAGGCTTTTAAAAGCTAGGCCTGAAATTATTGTTGGCACACCTGGTAGGCTGTGGGAACTTATGTCAGGAGGAGAGAAACACCTTGTTGAG TTACATTCATTGTCTTTCTTTGTGCTGGATGAAGCAGATCGGATGATTGAGAATGGACATTTTCATGAGTTACAGTTCATAATTGACATGCTTCCTGCAAATAGTGGAGCTATTGAGAAGTGTTCCCAGGATGTGCAGAATTGCACAACTGTCTCTAGCTTCCAGAGGAAAAAACGTCAAACTCTAGTGTTTTCTGCAACAATTGCATTATCTGCCGACTTCCGTAAAAAGCTAAAACGTGGAACCGTTAAACTAAAACAGTCAGCAACGTATGGATTGTCATCTCTAGAAGCTTTATCAGAAAGAGCAGGATTGAGACCTGAAGCTGCAATTTTTGATTTGACCAGTGAATCAATAATGACTAGCAATCTTGTGGAGTCCTTTCTTGA GTGTAGTGAAGAAGACAAGGATGCCTACTTGTATTACATGTTGCGTGTTCATGGCCTAGGCCGGACAATTGTTTTCTGCTCAAAAAATAATGCCTCACGTCATGTTGCTGCCCTTTTAAGCACCCTTGACATCAGTGTTTCTGTCCTTAATGGTGAGAGGCAGCAGCGAGCTCGATTAAAG GCACTTGATAACTTTCGCAAGAATAAGAATGGAATACTTGTAGCTAGTGATGTTGCTGCCAGAGGACTGGACCTACCTGGAGTTCGTATGGTTATCCACTATCAGCTTCCACGTTCAGCAGAA GTTTATGTCCATAGAAGTGGACGAACTGCTAGAGCTTCTACTGATGGATGCAGTATATTACTAGTCTCATCAAATGAGAGATCAAAATTTCCCTTTCTGTGCAAATCTTTTGGCAAG GATACTCTTCAGCGTTTTCCTATTGATGACTCTTACATGCCAGAAGTTAGGAAGCGGTTATCTCTTGCACGTCAAATAATTAAGATTTCATTGAAAGACTCAAAG GAAAAAGTAAAGGACAGCTGGATCAAACGCAATGCTGAGTCAATAGGACTAGATATGGAAGAAAATGACAGTGAAGAAGAAAGAGTTGACAAATGCAGGCAAAAGAAATCTACCGTAATGCAGTTGAAGAAACTCCAGCAG GAGCTCAACGTGCTGCTATCACGTCCACTGCAGCCAAAGTCCTTTTCGCATCGCTTCTTGGCTGGG GCTGGTGTTTCCCCTATGCTGCAGCATCAACTAGAAGAGATAGCTCAGCAGAAAGGGAGCAACGACAGAAGTCTAAAAGATAACAAAAGGAATTTAGTTATGATTGGTCAGGTTTGTGTAGAGCCTCTCCAGGCACTTCGGAATCGGAGGGCTGGTCCTGAG GCATGCCTGAATATGAATATCAATGATCTCGCAGAGAAGCACCGAGACATGGAGAAGTTGAGAAGAAAACGAAAAGAGGCCAAAAAAC GTCTGAAACAGCAAAAGAAGACGGACAAGAAAAGGCGAAAATAA
- the LOC130809717 gene encoding DEAD-box ATP-dependent RNA helicase 13-like isoform X3, whose product MGKLSKQTPKSEELNLDALPWNSSLSITNNLEGGFLSLEEIDESQYNLTIPDSGKEVEVNLKKRKRVVEDKVDDGNIKIDEEKKKKKKKKNMTKNVPTQVFETNVDELMDEDEFNAWHELRLHPLLMKEIYKLGFKQPTAIQKACIPAAAHQGKDVIGAAETGSGKTLAFGLPIFQRLLDEQEKVVNKQTLEDLDVAEIIAPRGLLRALIITPTRELALQVTDHLKAAAKSTKFRVVAIVGGMSTEKQERLLKARPEIIVGTPGRLWELMSGGEKHLVELHSLSFFVLDEADRMIENGHFHELQFIIDMLPANSGAIEKCSQDVQNCTTVSSFQRKKRQTLVFSATIALSADFRKKLKRGTVKLKQSATYGLSSLEALSERAGLRPEAAIFDLTSESIMTSNLVESFLECSEEDKDAYLYYMLRVHGLGRTIVFCSKNNASRHVAALLSTLDISVSVLNGERQQRARLKALDNFRKNKNGILVASDVAARGLDLPGVRMVIHYQLPRSAEVYVHRSGRTARASTDGCSILLVSSNERSKFPFLCKSFGKDTLQRFPIDDSYMPEVRKRLSLARQIIKISLKDSKEKVKDSWIKRNAESIGLDMEENDSEEERVDKCRQKKSTVMQLKKLQQELNVLLSRPLQPKSFSHRFLAGCENTKVQIKRPEEARLKL is encoded by the exons ATGGGAAAACTTAGCAAGCAAACACCTAAATCCGAAGAACTCAATCTCGATGCCCTTCCATGGAATTCTTCGCTCTCTATTACTAACAACCTTGAAGGag GGTTTTTGTCATTGGAAGAGATTGACGAGTCCCAGTACAATTTGACGATTCCTGATTCTGGAAAAGAAGTAGAAGTTAATTTGAAGAAAAGGAAGCGAGTAGTTGAAGACAAAGTTGATGATGGTAACATTAAGattgatgaagaaaagaagaagaagaagaaaaagaagaacatGACGAAAAATGTACCAACTCAAG TTTTCGAGACCAACGTTGACGAGTTAATGGATGAAGATGAATTCAATGCTTGGCATGAGCTGAGGCTTCACCCACTTCTTATGAAAGAAATATACAAGCTTGGATTTAAGCAGCCAACAGCAATTCAAAAGGCCTGTATTCCTGCCGCTGCTCATCAGGGAAAG GATGTTATTGGTGCTGCAGAGACTGGTTCTGGGAAGACTCTTGCTTTTGGTTTGCCCATCTTCCAACGCCTTCTTGATGAGCAAGAAAAGGTGGTGAACAAACAGACCCTAGAAGATCTGGATGTTGCTGAGATAATCGCACCAAGAGGCCTGTTACGAGCTTTAATAATAACCCCTACAAGGGAACTTGCCCTACAG GTTACTGATCATCTCAAAGCAGCAGCGAAATCTACCAAATTTCGGGTGGTTGCTATTGTTGGTGGGATGTCAACAGAGAAGCAAGAGAGGCTTTTAAAAGCTAGGCCTGAAATTATTGTTGGCACACCTGGTAGGCTGTGGGAACTTATGTCAGGAGGAGAGAAACACCTTGTTGAG TTACATTCATTGTCTTTCTTTGTGCTGGATGAAGCAGATCGGATGATTGAGAATGGACATTTTCATGAGTTACAGTTCATAATTGACATGCTTCCTGCAAATAGTGGAGCTATTGAGAAGTGTTCCCAGGATGTGCAGAATTGCACAACTGTCTCTAGCTTCCAGAGGAAAAAACGTCAAACTCTAGTGTTTTCTGCAACAATTGCATTATCTGCCGACTTCCGTAAAAAGCTAAAACGTGGAACCGTTAAACTAAAACAGTCAGCAACGTATGGATTGTCATCTCTAGAAGCTTTATCAGAAAGAGCAGGATTGAGACCTGAAGCTGCAATTTTTGATTTGACCAGTGAATCAATAATGACTAGCAATCTTGTGGAGTCCTTTCTTGA GTGTAGTGAAGAAGACAAGGATGCCTACTTGTATTACATGTTGCGTGTTCATGGCCTAGGCCGGACAATTGTTTTCTGCTCAAAAAATAATGCCTCACGTCATGTTGCTGCCCTTTTAAGCACCCTTGACATCAGTGTTTCTGTCCTTAATGGTGAGAGGCAGCAGCGAGCTCGATTAAAG GCACTTGATAACTTTCGCAAGAATAAGAATGGAATACTTGTAGCTAGTGATGTTGCTGCCAGAGGACTGGACCTACCTGGAGTTCGTATGGTTATCCACTATCAGCTTCCACGTTCAGCAGAA GTTTATGTCCATAGAAGTGGACGAACTGCTAGAGCTTCTACTGATGGATGCAGTATATTACTAGTCTCATCAAATGAGAGATCAAAATTTCCCTTTCTGTGCAAATCTTTTGGCAAG GATACTCTTCAGCGTTTTCCTATTGATGACTCTTACATGCCAGAAGTTAGGAAGCGGTTATCTCTTGCACGTCAAATAATTAAGATTTCATTGAAAGACTCAAAG GAAAAAGTAAAGGACAGCTGGATCAAACGCAATGCTGAGTCAATAGGACTAGATATGGAAGAAAATGACAGTGAAGAAGAAAGAGTTGACAAATGCAGGCAAAAGAAATCTACCGTAATGCAGTTGAAGAAACTCCAGCAG GAGCTCAACGTGCTGCTATCACGTCCACTGCAGCCAAAGTCCTTTTCGCATCGCTTCTTGGCTGGG TGTGAAAATACAAAGGTTCAAATAAAAAGACCTGAGGAAGCACGGCTTAAACTGTAG